One region of Bosea sp. 29B genomic DNA includes:
- a CDS encoding glutathione S-transferase family protein yields the protein MLTIWGRISSINVQKAVWAAGEVGQPFERIDVGGQFGGNREPAYLAKNPNGQIPTLEDGEIVIWESSSIVRYLAARYGAGWIWEEDPAKRAEADRWMDWMLSELQPSMTPAFWGLIRKTPGYTDEASIAASVAKAEAKLDILEAHLAGRSYVANERFGMGDIAVALGAHRWLHMPVPQKDWPNIRRWYAQVSARPAAGPAMPLPIT from the coding sequence ATGCTGACGATCTGGGGGCGGATCAGCTCCATCAATGTGCAGAAGGCGGTCTGGGCCGCGGGCGAGGTCGGCCAGCCTTTCGAGCGCATCGATGTCGGCGGCCAGTTCGGCGGCAATCGCGAACCGGCCTATCTCGCCAAGAATCCAAACGGACAGATCCCGACGCTCGAGGATGGCGAGATCGTCATCTGGGAATCGAGCAGCATCGTGCGCTACCTAGCGGCCCGCTATGGCGCCGGCTGGATCTGGGAGGAGGACCCGGCCAAGCGCGCTGAGGCCGATCGCTGGATGGACTGGATGCTCTCCGAACTGCAGCCGTCGATGACACCGGCCTTCTGGGGACTGATCCGCAAGACGCCGGGCTATACCGACGAGGCGAGCATCGCGGCCTCGGTCGCCAAGGCCGAAGCCAAGCTCGATATCCTGGAGGCGCATCTGGCGGGGCGGTCCTACGTTGCCAATGAGCGCTTCGGCATGGGCGACATTGCGGTGGCGCTCGGCGCGCATCGCTGGCTCCACATGCCGGTGCCGCAGAAGGACTGGCCCAATATCCGGCGCTGGTATGCGCAGGTTTCGGCGCGGCCGGCGGCGGGCCCCGCCATGCCGTTGCCGATCACGTGA
- a CDS encoding rhodanese-like domain-containing protein: protein MPQTITKGYKALLAEAEAAVKTLSVDEAKALVGRGDVVFVDLRDPRELEREGRMPGAFHCPRGMLEFWIDPDSPYAKPVFQEDKQFVFFCAGGWRSALAAKTAQEMGLKPVAHVAGGFGAWKKAGAPFDAPEPKQG, encoded by the coding sequence ATGCCGCAGACGATCACCAAGGGCTACAAGGCGCTGCTGGCGGAGGCGGAAGCTGCGGTGAAGACGCTCTCGGTCGACGAGGCGAAGGCGCTGGTCGGGCGGGGCGATGTCGTTTTCGTCGACCTGCGCGATCCGCGTGAGCTCGAGCGGGAAGGGCGCATGCCCGGTGCCTTCCATTGCCCGCGCGGCATGCTGGAGTTCTGGATCGATCCGGACAGCCCCTATGCCAAGCCGGTGTTCCAGGAGGACAAGCAGTTCGTCTTCTTCTGCGCCGGCGGCTGGCGCTCGGCGCTCGCGGCGAAGACGGCGCAGGAGATGGGCCTAAAGCCTGTCGCGCATGTCGCCGGCGGATTCGGCGCCTGGAAGAAGGCCGGCGCCCCGTTCGACGCGCCCGAGCCCAAGCAAGGCTGA
- a CDS encoding DUF599 family protein, translating into MAGFGPLDLIAIAFFAAAWIGYLLAVEIGPHSRRSLNALMNERRERWIMESVKRENRIIDTQVMNGLQNGTAFFASTSLIAIGGSLTLLQSADRVVQIFADLPFATTTTRAAWEIKVIGLAVIFAYAFFKFGWAYRLFNYCAILIGAIPPHTEADKPETIAAAREAVAMNIAAGLHFNRGQRAFFFALAYLGWFISPWLFLIATAAVLTVMWRRQFASDSAAAVGAARRAA; encoded by the coding sequence ATGGCCGGATTCGGACCGCTCGACCTGATCGCGATCGCCTTCTTCGCCGCCGCCTGGATCGGCTATCTCCTGGCCGTCGAAATCGGCCCGCATTCGCGGCGCAGCCTGAACGCGCTGATGAACGAGCGCCGCGAGCGCTGGATCATGGAATCGGTCAAGCGCGAGAACCGGATCATCGACACGCAGGTGATGAACGGCCTGCAGAACGGCACCGCCTTCTTCGCCTCGACCTCGCTGATCGCCATCGGCGGCTCGCTGACGCTGCTGCAATCGGCCGACCGCGTCGTCCAGATCTTCGCCGACCTGCCCTTCGCCACCACGACGACCCGCGCCGCCTGGGAGATCAAGGTCATCGGGCTCGCGGTGATCTTCGCCTATGCCTTCTTCAAGTTCGGCTGGGCCTACCGATTGTTCAACTACTGCGCCATCCTGATCGGCGCGATCCCGCCACATACGGAGGCCGACAAGCCGGAGACGATCGCGGCAGCGCGCGAGGCGGTGGCGATGAACATCGCTGCCGGGCTGCACTTCAACCGCGGCCAGCGCGCCTTCTTCTTTGCGCTGGCCTATCTCGGCTGGTTCATCTCGCCCTGGCTCTTCTTGATTGCCACCGCGGCGGTGCTGACGGTGATGTGGCGCCGGCAATTCGCCTCGGATTCGGCCGCGGCGGTCGGTGCTGCACGCCGTGCCGCTTGA
- a CDS encoding acetyl/propionyl/methylcrotonyl-CoA carboxylase subunit alpha — translation MFSKILIANRGEIACRVIKTAKRMGIKTVAVYSDADRDALHVEMADEAVHIGAAPAAESYLQIDKIIAACKQTGAQAVHPGYGFLSEREAFAKALKDNGIVFIGPNPGAIAAMGDKIESKKAAAAAKVSTVPGHLGVIENPEHAVKIADEIGYPVMIKASAGGGGKGMRIAHSSAEVAEGFARAKSEAASSFGDDRVFVEKFIVDPRHIEIQVLGDKHGNVIYLGERECSIQRRNQKVLEEAPSPLLDEATRRKMGEQAVALAKAVNYDSAGTVEFVAGQDKSFYFLEMNTRLQVEHPVTEMITGIDLVEQMIRVAYGEKLGISQADVKLNGWAVESRVYAEDPTRNFLPSTGRLVTYRPPSEGPDGDATVRNDTGVFEGGEISIYYDPMIAKLVTHAPTREAAIKAQARALDAFAIDGIRHNIPFVAAVMQHPRWISGNLSTGFIAEEFPEGFSLPQPEGEIALRMAAIAIACDHRLNSRKRHVSAQMEGWRKVEFERTRIVSLGAERFEGEVSEQGGAVTIAFAERSLTVASDWRPGEPVWRGTLDGIAIAAQVRPILNGVALGHAGAYANAHVYTPREAELAALMPEKAAADTGKVLLCPMPGLVKALLVSVGQEVKAGEPLAMVEAMKMENVLRAEKDVTIAKILAKEGDSLAVDAVIMEFA, via the coding sequence ATGTTCTCGAAGATTCTGATCGCGAACCGTGGCGAGATCGCCTGCCGCGTCATCAAGACGGCAAAGCGGATGGGCATCAAGACGGTGGCGGTCTATTCCGATGCCGATCGTGATGCGCTGCATGTCGAGATGGCGGATGAGGCCGTGCATATCGGCGCCGCCCCAGCCGCCGAGTCCTATCTCCAGATCGACAAGATCATCGCCGCCTGCAAGCAGACGGGCGCGCAGGCCGTTCATCCCGGCTACGGCTTCCTCTCCGAGCGCGAGGCCTTCGCCAAGGCGTTGAAGGACAACGGCATCGTCTTCATCGGCCCCAATCCCGGCGCGATCGCCGCGATGGGCGACAAGATCGAATCGAAGAAGGCGGCGGCCGCCGCCAAGGTCTCGACGGTTCCGGGCCATCTCGGCGTGATCGAGAACCCCGAGCACGCGGTCAAGATCGCCGACGAGATCGGCTATCCCGTGATGATCAAGGCCTCGGCCGGCGGCGGCGGCAAGGGCATGCGCATCGCCCATTCTTCGGCTGAGGTCGCCGAGGGCTTCGCCCGCGCCAAGTCTGAGGCGGCGTCCTCCTTCGGCGACGACCGTGTCTTCGTCGAGAAGTTCATCGTCGACCCCCGCCATATCGAGATCCAGGTGCTGGGCGACAAGCACGGCAACGTCATTTATCTCGGCGAACGCGAATGCTCGATCCAGCGCCGTAACCAGAAGGTGCTGGAGGAGGCGCCGTCGCCGCTGCTCGATGAGGCCACCCGCCGCAAGATGGGCGAGCAGGCGGTCGCGCTGGCCAAGGCCGTGAACTACGACAGCGCCGGCACGGTCGAGTTCGTCGCCGGCCAGGACAAGTCGTTCTACTTCCTCGAGATGAACACCCGCCTGCAGGTCGAGCATCCCGTCACCGAGATGATCACCGGCATCGACCTCGTCGAGCAGATGATCCGCGTCGCCTATGGCGAGAAGCTTGGCATCAGCCAGGCCGATGTGAAGCTCAATGGCTGGGCGGTCGAATCGCGCGTCTATGCCGAGGATCCGACTCGTAATTTCCTGCCCTCAACCGGCCGGCTCGTCACCTATCGCCCGCCGAGCGAGGGACCGGATGGCGATGCCACCGTGCGCAACGACACCGGCGTGTTCGAGGGCGGCGAGATCTCGATCTATTACGACCCGATGATCGCCAAGCTGGTGACGCACGCCCCGACGCGCGAGGCGGCGATCAAGGCGCAGGCGCGGGCGCTCGATGCCTTCGCCATCGACGGCATCCGCCACAACATCCCGTTCGTCGCCGCGGTGATGCAGCATCCGCGCTGGATCTCGGGCAATCTCTCGACCGGCTTCATCGCGGAGGAATTCCCGGAAGGCTTCTCGCTGCCGCAGCCGGAGGGCGAGATCGCGCTGCGCATGGCGGCGATCGCGATCGCCTGCGACCATCGCCTGAACAGCCGCAAGCGCCACGTCTCGGCGCAGATGGAAGGCTGGCGCAAAGTCGAGTTCGAGCGCACCCGCATCGTCTCGCTCGGGGCTGAGCGTTTCGAGGGAGAGGTTTCGGAGCAGGGCGGGGCAGTGACGATTGCTTTCGCCGAGCGTAGCCTTACCGTGGCGAGCGACTGGCGGCCGGGCGAGCCGGTCTGGCGCGGCACGCTCGATGGCATCGCCATCGCGGCGCAGGTCAGGCCGATCCTGAACGGCGTGGCGCTCGGCCATGCCGGCGCCTACGCCAACGCCCATGTCTATACGCCGCGCGAGGCTGAATTGGCGGCGCTGATGCCGGAGAAGGCGGCGGCGGACACCGGCAAGGTGCTGCTCTGCCCGATGCCGGGCCTGGTCAAGGCGCTGCTCGTCAGCGTCGGTCAGGAGGTCAAGGCCGGCGAACCGCTCGCCATGGTCGAGGCGATGAAGATGGAGAACGTGCTGCGCGCCGAGAAAGACGTCACCATCGCCAAGATCCTGGCGAAGGAGGGCGATTCCCTCGCCGTCGACGCGGTCATCATGGAATTCGCCTGA
- a CDS encoding lysozyme inhibitor LprI family protein — protein sequence MRGFLIIPVLMAQFSCAAALAQLPTNPVQSADRMQVANCVRQGLAASPACIGLVAVPCVSAASVNDRAQAEISCARREEAVWRERLTLAGTALERSLDAGARSQFAALQLAWQSYAVQKCAFYGASQPPARSAGLQAGCELREVAERALEVERLAARQTRRPPAQPPQIIR from the coding sequence ATGCGCGGTTTCCTCATAATTCCCGTCCTGATGGCGCAATTTTCCTGCGCGGCAGCGCTTGCGCAGCTACCGACCAATCCGGTGCAATCCGCCGATCGCATGCAGGTGGCGAATTGTGTCAGGCAGGGTCTCGCTGCCAGTCCCGCCTGCATCGGTCTCGTCGCGGTGCCCTGCGTCAGCGCCGCATCGGTCAATGATCGCGCGCAGGCCGAGATTTCCTGCGCAAGGCGTGAGGAGGCGGTCTGGCGCGAGCGCCTGACGCTGGCGGGAACGGCGCTGGAGCGCTCGCTCGATGCCGGGGCGCGCAGCCAGTTCGCGGCGCTGCAGCTCGCCTGGCAGAGTTACGCCGTGCAGAAATGCGCCTTCTATGGCGCCTCGCAGCCGCCGGCGCGCTCGGCCGGGCTGCAAGCTGGCTGCGAATTGCGCGAGGTGGCGGAGCGTGCGCTGGAGGTCGAGCGCCTGGCTGCACGGCAGACCCGCCGCCCGCCAGCGCAGCCGCCGCAGATCATCCGGTAG
- a CDS encoding DUF3253 domain-containing protein: MTKPTDDELAETILRLAAERGDERSLGPMDVARALGGDHPDGWGPLMQPIRRVAVQLMKDGRLVITRKGRPVDPDDFRGVYRLRLPEHDGAEQD, encoded by the coding sequence ATGACCAAACCGACAGATGATGAACTCGCCGAGACCATCCTGCGCCTCGCGGCCGAACGCGGCGACGAACGCTCGCTCGGCCCGATGGACGTCGCCCGCGCCCTCGGCGGCGACCATCCCGATGGCTGGGGCCCGCTGATGCAGCCGATCCGCCGCGTCGCCGTGCAGTTGATGAAGGACGGCAGGTTGGTGATCACCCGGAAAGGCCGCCCGGTCGATCCCGATGATTTTCGCGGCGTCTATCGCCTGCGCCTGCCGGAACACGACGGGGCCGAGCAGGACTAG
- a CDS encoding ABC transporter ATP-binding protein, which translates to MSLSPKMERQEPFRAVLGFTFSHWGRQRWRVAGVVFTVMAATAADLFMPLYAGRLVDAVAGEKASGLEAALAALAMMIALGAGTVFFRHLSFIGITAMTLRTMSDVAREAFARLQRFSTDWHANNFAGSTVRKITRGMWALDLLTDTIVIALLPSLIVLLGTTVLLAWHWPAMGAVVFAGAVIYCAVTMALSLRFVAPAATLANSWDTRLGGSLADSISCNPVVKAFGAEAREDSRLSGVLAKWAGRTRRTWVRGTWSGTAQQIVLLGLRAAVIGLVIWLWANGQASPGDVAFVLTSYAVVHGYLRDVGQHVHNLQRSVNDMEELVAMHSLPFGVPDRQGSTAMDVTAGEIAFERVTFHYGGHIEPLYRDFSLTIKAGEKVGLVGRSGSGKTTFVKLVQRLYDVTDGRIAIDGRDIASATQASLRAQIAIVQQEPVLFHRSLAENIAYGRPGASMAQIEQAAMLANAHEFIMRLPKGYGTLVGERGVKLSGGERQRVALARAFLADAPILILDEATSSLDSESEALIQEAMERLMEGRTTIVIAHRLSTVRAMDRILVFDRGKVVEEGRHETLLTHDGGIYRALFEKQVSELAKGLVA; encoded by the coding sequence ATGTCCCTTTCTCCCAAGATGGAGCGGCAGGAGCCGTTCCGGGCCGTTCTCGGCTTCACATTTTCACATTGGGGTCGCCAGCGCTGGCGCGTCGCCGGCGTGGTCTTCACCGTGATGGCGGCGACCGCCGCCGACCTGTTCATGCCGCTCTATGCAGGGCGGCTGGTCGATGCGGTCGCCGGCGAGAAGGCGAGCGGGCTCGAGGCCGCGCTCGCGGCGCTCGCCATGATGATCGCGCTCGGCGCGGGCACGGTGTTCTTCCGGCACCTGTCCTTCATCGGCATCACCGCGATGACGCTACGCACGATGAGCGATGTGGCGCGCGAGGCGTTCGCGCGCCTGCAGCGCTTCTCGACCGACTGGCACGCCAACAACTTTGCCGGCTCGACAGTACGCAAGATCACGCGCGGCATGTGGGCGCTCGACCTGCTCACCGACACGATTGTGATCGCGCTGCTGCCGTCATTGATCGTGCTGCTCGGCACGACGGTGCTGCTGGCCTGGCACTGGCCGGCGATGGGCGCGGTCGTCTTTGCCGGCGCAGTGATCTACTGCGCGGTGACGATGGCGCTGTCGCTGCGCTTCGTCGCGCCGGCGGCGACGCTCGCCAATAGCTGGGACACCAGGCTCGGCGGCTCGCTGGCAGACTCGATCTCGTGCAACCCGGTGGTCAAGGCCTTCGGCGCCGAGGCTCGCGAGGATAGCCGCCTGTCGGGTGTGCTGGCGAAATGGGCCGGGCGGACGCGGCGGACCTGGGTACGCGGAACCTGGTCGGGAACCGCGCAGCAGATCGTGCTGCTGGGACTGCGCGCCGCGGTGATCGGGCTGGTGATCTGGCTCTGGGCCAATGGCCAGGCCTCGCCCGGCGACGTCGCCTTCGTGCTGACCAGCTATGCCGTGGTGCATGGCTATCTGCGCGATGTCGGCCAGCATGTGCATAACCTCCAGCGTTCGGTGAACGACATGGAGGAGCTGGTCGCGATGCACTCGCTGCCCTTCGGCGTGCCGGATCGTCAGGGATCGACGGCGATGGACGTGACCGCCGGCGAGATCGCGTTCGAGCGGGTGACCTTCCACTATGGAGGCCACATCGAGCCGCTCTATCGCGATTTCTCGCTGACGATCAAAGCGGGCGAGAAGGTCGGCCTGGTCGGGCGCTCCGGCTCCGGCAAGACCACCTTCGTCAAGCTGGTGCAGCGTCTCTACGACGTCACCGACGGGCGCATCGCCATCGACGGGCGCGACATCGCCTCGGCGACGCAGGCTTCCCTGCGTGCGCAGATCGCGATCGTGCAGCAGGAGCCGGTGCTGTTCCACCGCTCGCTGGCGGAGAACATCGCCTATGGCCGGCCCGGCGCCAGCATGGCCCAGATCGAGCAGGCGGCGATGCTCGCCAATGCGCATGAGTTCATCATGCGCCTGCCCAAGGGCTACGGCACGCTCGTCGGCGAGCGCGGCGTCAAGCTCTCGGGCGGCGAGCGGCAGAGGGTGGCACTGGCACGCGCCTTCCTGGCCGACGCGCCGATCCTGATCCTGGACGAGGCGACCTCGAGCCTCGATTCGGAATCGGAGGCGCTGATCCAGGAGGCGATGGAGCGGCTGATGGAAGGCCGCACCACCATCGTCATCGCCCATCGGCTCTCGACGGTGCGCGCCATGGACCGCATCCTGGTCTTCGACCGCGGCAAGGTCGTGGAAGAGGGCCGGCATGAGACGCTGCTGACCCATGACGGCGGCATCTACCGGGCGCTGTTCGAGAAGCAGGTCAGCGAGCTGGCCAAGGGGCTCGTCGCCTGA
- a CDS encoding glycosyltransferase → MRVLLSTYGSRGDVEPLAALAVQLQALGVETVVSAPPDQEFTDLLTRAGVPLTPAFMPIRQWVSERAKPASTADFHKLASDMMAAQFTAISAAAEGCDALVATGLFPSVGAARSVAELRGLSYHHVTFCPFFLPSHHHRPFFYPGHPLPSGVTDNRALWDFNARTVNALFGEALATHRVSVGLRPVDSTRDLVLAEHPLLASDPVLWPWQPTDLCDAVQTGAWILPDERPLSAELMAFLNEGEPPIYVGFGSMSLPSVRHTAHMAIDVIRAQGRRVVMLSGWAGLAPGEDRNDCFITGDVNQQALFPRMAAVVHHGGAGTTIAATRAGAPQVIVPQVVDQPCWAARVAELGIGAAHEGSTPSFESLSAALAIALAPETGARAAAVARMVRTNGAEVAARLLIDAIGR, encoded by the coding sequence ATGCGTGTCTTGTTATCGACTTACGGCTCGCGCGGCGATGTCGAACCCTTGGCGGCGCTGGCCGTTCAACTACAGGCTCTCGGTGTCGAAACCGTCGTGTCCGCGCCACCGGACCAGGAATTCACCGACCTGCTGACCCGCGCTGGCGTGCCGCTCACACCGGCCTTCATGCCGATCCGCCAATGGGTCAGCGAACGGGCGAAGCCGGCATCGACAGCCGACTTCCACAAGCTCGCCTCCGACATGATGGCTGCGCAGTTCACCGCCATCTCTGCAGCGGCCGAGGGATGCGACGCGCTCGTCGCGACCGGGTTGTTCCCGTCCGTAGGCGCGGCGCGGTCGGTCGCCGAGCTGAGAGGGCTTTCCTATCACCACGTCACGTTCTGCCCGTTCTTCTTGCCGTCGCATCATCATCGGCCATTCTTCTATCCGGGCCATCCTTTGCCGTCGGGCGTGACCGACAACCGGGCATTGTGGGACTTCAATGCCAGGACCGTGAATGCCTTGTTCGGTGAGGCGCTCGCGACACATCGCGTGTCGGTGGGTTTGCGACCTGTGGATAGTACTCGCGATCTTGTTCTTGCCGAGCATCCGCTGCTGGCTTCCGACCCGGTGCTGTGGCCATGGCAGCCGACCGACCTTTGCGATGCAGTTCAGACCGGCGCCTGGATCCTGCCTGATGAACGTCCGCTTTCCGCGGAGTTGATGGCGTTCCTGAACGAGGGCGAACCACCGATCTATGTGGGTTTCGGCAGCATGTCGCTACCGTCCGTCAGGCATACTGCCCACATGGCGATCGACGTGATCCGGGCTCAGGGGCGCCGCGTCGTGATGCTCAGCGGCTGGGCCGGGCTGGCGCCCGGCGAAGACCGGAACGATTGCTTCATTACCGGCGACGTCAATCAGCAGGCCCTGTTTCCTCGCATGGCAGCTGTCGTGCACCATGGCGGCGCGGGCACGACGATCGCGGCGACCCGCGCTGGCGCGCCACAGGTCATCGTCCCCCAGGTCGTCGACCAGCCATGCTGGGCTGCCCGCGTGGCGGAACTGGGCATTGGCGCGGCCCATGAAGGTTCGACGCCGAGCTTCGAGTCGTTGTCCGCAGCGCTGGCCATTGCGCTGGCGCCCGAGACCGGAGCACGGGCCGCCGCAGTGGCGCGTATGGTCCGCACCAACGGGGCGGAAGTTGCCGCGAGGCTGCTGATCGACGCGATCGGTCGGTAA
- a CDS encoding YdcF family protein, producing MFFTLSKILWFLASPVNLAIAGLVLASLLAFTRFSGPGRWLGLICVVVLGLLAFSPLPRIVVRPLEDRFPQQAVNSGKVDGIIVLGGAIGVAREDIVLNYAAARMTKAVELARAHPEAKLVFAGGGGNLLSPIVRTEADGARLLFLGLGLPESRLVLEDKSRNTLENAVFTRRLVDPKPGERWLLVTSAWHMPRAIGVFRKAGFQVEAFPVDFLSAGTSADYVRPYRKASRGLDIADDAFKEWVGLAAYYLAGYSDALFPGPRPAGAAR from the coding sequence ATGTTCTTCACGCTCTCAAAGATCCTCTGGTTCCTGGCCTCGCCGGTGAACCTCGCCATTGCCGGGCTGGTGCTGGCGAGCCTGCTCGCTTTCACGCGCTTTTCCGGTCCAGGGCGCTGGCTCGGGCTGATCTGCGTCGTCGTGCTCGGCCTGCTCGCCTTCAGCCCGCTACCGCGCATCGTCGTCAGGCCGCTGGAGGATCGCTTCCCCCAGCAGGCGGTCAACTCCGGCAAGGTCGACGGCATCATCGTGCTCGGCGGGGCGATCGGCGTTGCACGCGAGGACATCGTGCTCAACTATGCCGCGGCGCGGATGACAAAGGCGGTCGAGCTCGCCCGCGCCCATCCCGAGGCGAAGCTGGTCTTCGCCGGAGGGGGCGGCAACCTGCTCTCGCCGATCGTGCGCACCGAAGCCGACGGGGCACGCCTGCTGTTCCTCGGGCTCGGCCTGCCGGAGAGCCGCCTCGTCCTCGAGGACAAGTCGCGCAACACGTTGGAGAATGCGGTGTTCACCCGCCGCCTGGTCGATCCCAAGCCCGGCGAGCGCTGGCTGCTGGTGACCTCGGCCTGGCACATGCCGCGCGCCATCGGCGTATTCCGCAAGGCAGGCTTCCAGGTCGAGGCCTTCCCGGTCGATTTCCTCTCGGCCGGCACGTCGGCCGATTATGTCCGGCCCTATCGCAAGGCGTCGCGCGGGCTCGATATCGCCGACGATGCCTTCAAGGAATGGGTCGGGCTCGCCGCCTACTATCTCGCCGGCTACAGCGATGCGCTGTTCCCCGGGCCAAGACCGGCAGGCGCCGCCCGATAA